Proteins from one Listeria innocua genomic window:
- a CDS encoding magnesium transporter CorA family protein, which translates to MIEFFKTTNEKMEQLSELEDGCWVKVTAPTEDEIEQLSKEMDVPKPYILDALDSEERSRIELKRAEQDVRHSLVIVDYPYESEDELGYTMYETLPIGIVLTRKYLVTISLRDLLILEDVRTMKLETYDTTNHKQFLLKLLYAVSYYYLKYLNQIIKQTNNLEIQIKQSMKNEQLYAFMAVQKSLVFFATALQSNKAILDKMEDVEHFMQQEDNHDLLRDVIIENKQAIAMTDTYTQIISGMSDVFSSVISNNLNIVMKFLTSFTIILSLPTIVASVYGMNIKLPFMHNEHAFALILLFTLLITTGVTVIFWRRKYF; encoded by the coding sequence ATGATTGAATTTTTTAAAACAACAAATGAAAAAATGGAGCAATTATCCGAGTTAGAAGATGGTTGCTGGGTGAAAGTAACCGCTCCGACAGAAGATGAAATTGAGCAATTAAGTAAAGAAATGGATGTGCCAAAACCTTATATCTTAGATGCACTCGATTCAGAGGAGCGCTCGAGAATAGAATTAAAACGAGCAGAACAAGATGTAAGACACTCCTTAGTGATTGTCGACTATCCTTATGAATCGGAGGATGAACTTGGTTACACGATGTACGAAACACTGCCAATAGGTATCGTATTAACGAGAAAGTATCTAGTCACTATCTCTTTACGCGACTTACTAATATTAGAAGATGTTCGTACGATGAAACTAGAAACATACGATACGACGAATCATAAACAATTTTTGTTAAAATTATTGTATGCTGTATCTTATTATTACCTCAAATACTTAAATCAAATCATCAAACAAACAAATAATTTAGAAATACAGATTAAACAGTCGATGAAAAATGAACAACTGTATGCGTTTATGGCGGTTCAGAAAAGTTTAGTATTTTTTGCAACTGCACTTCAATCGAACAAAGCAATACTCGATAAAATGGAAGATGTGGAACATTTTATGCAACAGGAAGATAACCATGACCTGCTTAGAGATGTTATTATTGAAAATAAACAAGCAATAGCAATGACAGATACATACACGCAAATTATTAGTGGCATGTCAGATGTGTTTTCTTCTGTCATTTCGAATAATTTGAATATCGTGATGAAGTTTTTAACATCTTTTACCATTATTTTATCTTTACCAACTATTGTGGCGAGTGTTTACGGGATGAATATTAAGTTGCCATTTATGCACAATGAGCACGCGTTTGCATTAATTCTTTTATTTACGCTATTAATTACAACGGGGGTAACAGTGATTTTTTGGCGTAGAAAATACTTTTAA